In the genome of Polaribacter atrinae, one region contains:
- a CDS encoding PIG-L family deacetylase: MKKFLLSTLAILLISISVFAQKPQKLTSNQIYEKVQKLNFLGTALYIAAHPDDENTRLIAYLSNNVKARTGYLSLTRGDGGQNLIGSEIRELLGVIRTQELLAARRVDGGEQMFTRANDFGYSKHPDETLEIWNKEAVLSDVVWAIRTFKPDVVINRFDHRTPGTTHGHHTSSAMLSVEAFDIVADSTKYPSQLKYTETWQPKRLFHNISSRSFKSQEAFNEAAKDLISFDIGEYYPLKGLSNNEIASIASSQHLSQGFGRLTTRGSQKEYVEFLKGDSLKVKNDVFAGINTTWSRLKNGSSIGKILKDVEDNFDFINPSKHLPKLMLAYSMIKDLEDNHWRTIKEKQIKEIIEACAGLYIEASANSSSGTPNSKIDVNFEILNRSDVNIQLTSIISELDNNEIFKGFNLTKNTKFTFKETVALKTTAYTDPYWLRKEASLGMYAVDNQELIGLPETPGISKISYKLIIDFIPITISKNIIRRYAESDKGEIYEPYQVLPEVTTKIKNKVLIFSDSIPKNIDVEVRAGIPFVQGKVSLKVPENWSVTPTEVNFNIEQKEDVQTVSFLVTPPKTASEGKLEVVAVSKGKSYDKELVEINYNHIPKQSVLLNSEAKVVRLDIKKAGNKIGYIKGAGDAVPESLRQIGYTVEIIKPLDINEENLLKYDAIVLGIRAYNVVDELKFKQKFLLEYVAKGGNMIVQYNTNRNVDVAAPYPLKLSRDRVTDESADVLILAEDNPLMNFPNKITNEDFNGWVQERGLYFPNIWHEAYVPVLSMNDKGEHMKLGSLLIAKYGKGNYIYTGLSFFRELPAGVSGAYRLFANMLSVGKEVSK; encoded by the coding sequence ATGAAGAAATTTTTACTTTCTACACTTGCAATTTTACTGATTTCTATTTCAGTATTCGCTCAAAAACCTCAAAAATTAACCTCGAATCAGATTTACGAGAAAGTTCAAAAACTGAACTTCTTAGGAACTGCTCTCTATATTGCAGCGCATCCAGATGATGAAAATACGCGTTTAATAGCCTATTTATCTAATAATGTAAAAGCAAGAACAGGTTATTTATCGTTAACAAGAGGAGATGGAGGTCAGAATTTAATTGGTTCTGAAATTAGAGAATTATTAGGGGTTATAAGAACTCAAGAATTATTAGCCGCTAGAAGAGTTGATGGTGGTGAGCAAATGTTTACAAGAGCCAACGATTTTGGATATTCTAAACATCCAGATGAAACGTTAGAAATTTGGAATAAAGAAGCGGTTTTAAGTGATGTTGTTTGGGCAATTAGAACTTTTAAACCCGATGTAGTTATAAATAGATTCGATCATAGAACTCCAGGTACAACACACGGGCATCATACAAGTTCTGCAATGTTAAGTGTAGAAGCTTTTGATATTGTAGCAGATTCTACAAAATATCCATCTCAATTAAAATATACAGAAACTTGGCAACCAAAACGTTTGTTTCATAATATTTCTTCTCGTTCTTTTAAAAGTCAAGAAGCATTTAACGAAGCTGCAAAAGATTTAATTTCTTTTGATATTGGAGAGTATTACCCTTTAAAAGGTTTGTCTAATAATGAGATTGCGTCTATAGCAAGTAGCCAACATTTGAGTCAAGGTTTTGGACGATTGACAACAAGAGGTTCTCAAAAAGAATATGTAGAGTTTTTAAAAGGAGATTCTTTAAAAGTGAAAAATGATGTTTTTGCAGGAATCAATACTACTTGGAGTCGTTTAAAAAATGGTAGTTCAATTGGTAAGATTTTAAAGGATGTTGAAGATAATTTTGATTTTATAAATCCGTCTAAACATTTACCTAAATTAATGTTAGCCTATAGCATGATTAAAGATTTAGAAGACAACCATTGGAGAACAATTAAAGAAAAGCAGATTAAAGAAATTATTGAAGCTTGTGCAGGTTTGTATATAGAAGCCTCTGCAAATAGCTCTTCTGGAACACCGAATTCTAAAATTGATGTAAATTTTGAAATCTTAAATAGAAGCGATGTAAATATTCAATTAACATCTATTATTTCTGAATTAGATAATAATGAAATTTTTAAAGGTTTTAATTTAACAAAGAATACAAAGTTTACATTTAAAGAAACAGTTGCTTTAAAAACAACTGCTTATACAGATCCTTATTGGTTGCGTAAAGAAGCTAGTTTAGGTATGTATGCTGTAGATAATCAAGAGTTAATTGGGTTGCCAGAAACACCAGGTATTTCTAAAATAAGCTATAAATTAATTATAGATTTTATTCCGATAACAATTTCAAAAAATATTATTAGAAGATATGCTGAAAGCGATAAAGGTGAAATTTATGAACCTTATCAAGTTTTACCAGAAGTAACCACAAAAATTAAAAACAAAGTACTTATTTTTTCTGATAGCATTCCTAAAAATATCGATGTAGAAGTAAGAGCAGGTATTCCTTTTGTACAAGGAAAAGTAAGTTTAAAAGTTCCAGAAAATTGGAGTGTAACTCCTACAGAAGTTAATTTTAATATTGAACAAAAAGAAGATGTACAAACGGTTTCTTTTTTAGTAACACCACCTAAAACTGCTTCGGAAGGAAAACTAGAGGTTGTTGCTGTTTCTAAAGGAAAAAGTTATGACAAAGAATTGGTAGAAATTAATTACAATCATATTCCTAAACAAAGTGTTTTGTTAAACTCAGAAGCAAAAGTTGTTCGTTTAGATATTAAAAAAGCAGGAAATAAGATTGGTTATATAAAAGGAGCAGGAGATGCGGTTCCAGAAAGTTTACGTCAGATTGGATATACCGTTGAAATTATAAAACCTCTTGATATTAATGAAGAGAATTTATTAAAATACGATGCTATTGTTTTAGGTATTAGAGCTTATAATGTTGTTGATGAACTAAAATTCAAACAAAAATTCTTGCTAGAATATGTAGCAAAAGGAGGAAATATGATTGTGCAGTACAACACCAATAGAAATGTAGATGTTGCGGCACCGTATCCTTTAAAACTGTCTAGAGATAGAGTAACAGATGAGTCTGCAGATGTTTTAATATTAGCAGAAGACAACCCTTTAATGAATTTTCCTAATAAAATTACCAACGAAGATTTTAATGGTTGGGTACAAGAACGTGGTTTGTATTTTCCTAATATTTGGCATGAAGCATATGTGCCTGTTTTATCTATGAACGATAAAGGAGAGCACATGAAGTTGGGTAGTTTGTTAATAGCAAAATATGGTAAAGGAAATTATATTTATACAGGTTTAAGTTTCTTTAGAGAGCTTCCTGCTGGAGTTTCTGGAGCATATAGATTATTTGCAAATATGTTGTCTGTAGGAAAAGAAGTTTCAAAGTAA